From the genome of Desulfobotulus mexicanus, one region includes:
- a CDS encoding bactofilin family protein: MKEMWHRLFVKNMARDQKDGEGASSVSGALVPSLSAGNQRRIQVGKVKNLSIIDSDLRVEGVLNAKGRLVIKGMVKGTIAGASVVIAEEGRVYCDATVEELTIGGIFEGNIQARERVVILATGKCAGTVTCKDLVVESGGILNAEVTCTRERKDERGLLEEKPKENKHGKMQEDKPKEKDDKIRQVL; the protein is encoded by the coding sequence ATGAAAGAGATGTGGCATCGTTTGTTTGTTAAGAATATGGCCCGGGACCAGAAGGATGGAGAAGGGGCCAGCTCTGTTTCCGGGGCCTTGGTGCCCTCCCTTTCAGCCGGGAATCAAAGGAGAATACAGGTGGGCAAGGTAAAAAATTTATCAATTATTGACAGTGACCTTCGGGTGGAAGGCGTTCTCAATGCAAAGGGACGGCTGGTGATTAAAGGGATGGTGAAGGGTACCATCGCCGGAGCAAGCGTTGTTATTGCTGAAGAGGGAAGGGTTTATTGTGATGCCACCGTGGAAGAGTTGACCATTGGTGGTATTTTCGAAGGAAATATTCAGGCCCGGGAGCGGGTGGTGATCCTTGCCACGGGTAAATGTGCCGGGACTGTGACCTGCAAGGATCTTGTGGTGGAGAGCGGAGGCATTCTTAATGCCGAAGTGACCTGTACCCGGGAAAGAAAAGATGAGAGAGGGTTGCTGGAAGAAAAGCCAAAGGAAAACAAGCATGGAAAGATGCAGGAAGATAAGCCTAAGGAGAAAGACGATAAAATCCGACAGGTTCTTTGA
- a CDS encoding type I glyceraldehyde-3-phosphate dehydrogenase, with product MTIRIAINGYGRIGRCVLRALYESSGDRSLRIVAINEPADISVMAHLTRYDSTHGRFSGTVGFDEDALFVEDDIITVTRQSTIEGLPWGRLGVDLVMECTGHWISRQDAEAHKACGAKKVLFSCPAAPDVDATVVFGLNEKSLSGYETVVSNASCTTNCICHLIHALDQSLGIVSGVITTTHAMMNDQPVIDAYHHGDLRRTRSAGYSILPVETGLARGLDRIFPHLKGRFQAVSLRVPTMNVSLMQLTARVEKTVDREGVNVILKEAACKKPHVMGYGEDMLVSCDYNHDARSAIVDGTQTRVAGGHLVTVMAWFDNEWGYANRMLDTAAVLGQGTDPG from the coding sequence ATGACCATAAGGATTGCAATCAATGGATATGGCCGAATCGGGCGATGTGTACTCCGTGCCCTTTATGAGTCTTCCGGTGATAGATCATTGCGTATTGTGGCCATTAACGAGCCTGCGGATATTTCCGTTATGGCTCACCTTACCCGTTATGATTCCACCCATGGCCGGTTTTCAGGTACAGTGGGCTTTGATGAAGATGCGCTTTTTGTCGAAGATGATATCATTACAGTGACCCGACAATCCACCATAGAAGGTTTGCCATGGGGCAGGCTGGGGGTGGATCTTGTAATGGAATGCACGGGGCACTGGATTAGCAGGCAGGATGCAGAAGCCCATAAGGCCTGTGGCGCAAAGAAAGTGCTTTTTTCCTGTCCAGCAGCTCCGGATGTGGATGCCACCGTGGTTTTTGGTCTGAATGAGAAAAGCCTGTCCGGATATGAAACTGTTGTTTCCAATGCATCCTGCACTACAAATTGTATCTGTCATCTGATCCATGCTCTGGATCAGTCTCTGGGTATTGTTTCCGGTGTTATTACGACAACCCATGCCATGATGAATGACCAGCCTGTGATTGATGCTTATCACCATGGGGATCTTCGACGTACAAGAAGTGCTGGTTATTCCATTCTTCCGGTGGAAACTGGTCTTGCCCGTGGCCTTGACCGGATTTTCCCCCATCTGAAAGGCCGTTTTCAGGCGGTCAGTCTTCGAGTACCTACCATGAATGTTTCTTTGATGCAGTTGACCGCAAGGGTCGAAAAGACTGTGGACAGAGAAGGTGTCAATGTAATTTTAAAAGAGGCTGCATGTAAAAAGCCCCATGTGATGGGATATGGGGAGGATATGCTGGTTTCCTGTGACTACAATCATGATGCCCGTTCTGCCATTGTGGATGGGACACAGACCCGCGTGGCAGGAGGACATCTCGTAACGGTCATGGCATGGTTTGATAATGAGTGGGGATATGCCAATCGTATGCTGGACACAGCTGCTGTTCTTGGGCAAGGAACTGATCCTGGCTGA
- a CDS encoding bZIP transcription factor produces the protein MEDLQRDLGRLKNEHSKLPSMESSPREKWSFLLVGSRGRVLRLHLGWGLAMAVGFVFFMLLMISGALYLFKWEWDFGDKYAFYGGLEQEIQALQRENKRLMARVASLEITLENPDTYFGEEDSWSKVWGVSEQGEVSIPEVIQPKKMPPELTGAPPVPEVDIAFPMVTLDSYRAGIRGETYGASFNIRNIRNDAVVSGYIVSVLIPKEPSFLYPASPAMEVQNGRPMDPKRGQFFSIRNFKDVRLRFGHLDPDLFQANRIFVFNEAGALMHVEDFEVVDNP, from the coding sequence ATGGAAGATTTACAGAGAGATTTGGGAAGGTTGAAAAACGAGCATTCGAAACTGCCATCCATGGAAAGTTCGCCGCGGGAAAAGTGGAGCTTTCTTCTGGTGGGAAGTCGGGGACGTGTGCTGCGCCTGCACCTTGGGTGGGGGCTGGCCATGGCTGTCGGCTTTGTTTTTTTCATGCTGCTGATGATTTCCGGAGCCTTGTATCTGTTCAAATGGGAATGGGATTTTGGTGATAAATATGCTTTTTATGGCGGGCTTGAGCAGGAAATACAGGCTTTACAACGGGAAAATAAACGATTGATGGCCAGGGTGGCTTCCCTTGAAATTACCCTGGAAAATCCTGACACCTACTTTGGGGAAGAGGACAGCTGGTCTAAGGTATGGGGTGTTTCGGAGCAAGGGGAGGTATCGATTCCTGAAGTTATACAGCCGAAGAAAATGCCCCCGGAACTAACCGGCGCTCCTCCGGTTCCCGAAGTTGATATAGCCTTTCCCATGGTGACCCTTGACAGTTATCGGGCAGGTATCCGGGGTGAGACCTATGGTGCTTCTTTTAACATCCGGAATATCCGTAACGATGCCGTTGTTTCAGGCTACATTGTATCGGTTCTGATACCAAAGGAGCCCTCTTTCCTTTATCCTGCATCGCCTGCCATGGAAGTGCAGAATGGAAGGCCCATGGATCCTAAGCGGGGTCAGTTTTTTTCCATCCGCAATTTTAAGGACGTCCGCTTGCGTTTCGGGCATCTGGACCCTGATCTCTTTCAGGCTAATCGTATTTTTGTATTTAATGAAGCCGGAGCACTGATGCATGTTGAAGACTTTGAAGTTGTCGATAATCCGTAA
- the rplM gene encoding 50S ribosomal protein L13, with translation MKKYTYSAKKEDNQGKWWVIDAEDMVLGRLASLVAARIRGKHNPLYTPHVDTGDSIVVVNIEKVRLTGRKWADKTYYRHSGYTGNLKSITAEKLREKRPEDLLRFAVRGMLPKNSLGRTLRKKLHVYAGPTHPHAAQQPEELKLQ, from the coding sequence GTGAAAAAATATACCTACAGTGCAAAAAAAGAAGACAACCAGGGAAAGTGGTGGGTCATTGACGCAGAGGATATGGTCCTTGGTCGTCTGGCATCTCTGGTGGCGGCCCGCATCCGTGGGAAGCACAATCCCCTTTATACTCCCCATGTGGATACTGGGGATTCCATTGTGGTTGTGAACATTGAAAAGGTCCGTCTGACGGGTAGAAAATGGGCAGATAAGACCTATTACCGTCACAGCGGCTATACGGGTAATCTCAAATCCATAACCGCAGAAAAGCTTCGGGAAAAACGACCTGAAGATCTTCTGCGTTTTGCTGTCCGGGGTATGCTGCCCAAAAACAGTCTGGGCCGTACGCTCCGTAAGAAATTGCATGTATATGCCGGTCCGACGCATCCCCATGCGGCGCAGCAGCCGGAAGAACTTAAACTGCAGTAA
- the ruvA gene encoding Holliday junction branch migration protein RuvA gives MIAYLEGTLFKKEEDRILLLVQQVGYEIFLPAVVLEALKEKEAGTPLALHVYYYQTERQPRPVLIGFHAEKEKEFFQMFLTVEDIGPVKAAKAFTQPVSEIARLIEAGDVKGLSTLKGIGKRTAQKIVATLGGKAERFLDFAVTKEDKTVAASEVYAKDLIPVVIHVMTDQLGYKAMEAEKLIHSALKRCPEISSPEDLLEEILRGNMPGGSNGR, from the coding sequence ATGATTGCCTATCTGGAAGGCACCCTTTTTAAAAAGGAAGAAGATCGTATTCTTTTGCTTGTGCAGCAGGTGGGGTATGAAATATTTCTTCCGGCTGTAGTTCTGGAAGCCTTGAAGGAGAAGGAAGCAGGTACGCCCTTGGCTCTTCATGTCTACTATTATCAGACAGAACGCCAGCCCCGTCCTGTCCTTATAGGTTTTCATGCTGAAAAAGAAAAAGAGTTCTTTCAGATGTTTCTTACTGTGGAAGACATAGGACCAGTTAAAGCTGCCAAGGCTTTTACCCAACCTGTTTCAGAGATTGCCCGTCTGATTGAAGCAGGAGATGTAAAAGGTCTTTCTACCCTTAAGGGTATTGGAAAACGAACAGCCCAGAAAATTGTCGCAACATTGGGGGGAAAGGCGGAACGTTTTCTCGATTTTGCTGTTACCAAAGAGGATAAAACAGTCGCTGCTTCAGAGGTTTACGCAAAGGATCTGATTCCAGTTGTAATTCATGTGATGACGGATCAGCTGGGTTATAAAGCCATGGAAGCGGAGAAACTGATTCATTCGGCTTTGAAGCGTTGCCCTGAGATAAGCAGCCCTGAGGATCTGCTGGAAGAAATTCTTAGGGGCAATATGCCGGGAGGCAGTAATGGCAGATGA
- a CDS encoding L,D-transpeptidase family protein: MRYVKVFFLGLCSVFFAVNFFVHAQVPDVFIYTESRPFTAVVVEKATQRLWVYGKDENDLLYSRHNFPCSTGEAAGDKRLEGDRKTPEGVYFFLTEYEERFLAPIYGTGAFPIDYPNFMDQREGRTGNAIWLHGTNKALRPMDSNGCVALENHNLDAMKRDIRLLRTPMIIVENLGFHGAYPQEKEAENLKKLIHDWKNALRGESYHAYLSVYSVDFLPDISWWPDWMLLREELEAQSMDFTFSVQKLDLFRVDNRVTGIFDLFVKAGETSKNLGTRLLYLEPDSRGDMKIVGDPWLAAPESFIPVGDPLMAGLSSFGKDWNAEVLIASMVDDWLTAWSSQKIEPYGAFYAEGFRSQGRNRRAWLRYKDGLNRQYDYIRVKREGPLDIRMRGAGRAEVRFVQKYESSGFETRGRKRLDLIREDGRWKIYREIWEG, translated from the coding sequence ATGCGGTACGTGAAGGTGTTTTTTCTGGGATTATGCTCCGTTTTTTTTGCAGTAAATTTTTTTGTTCATGCACAGGTTCCGGATGTTTTTATCTATACAGAGTCACGTCCCTTTACGGCTGTTGTGGTAGAAAAGGCGACACAGCGGTTGTGGGTGTATGGTAAAGATGAAAATGATCTTCTTTATTCAAGGCACAACTTTCCATGCTCCACCGGTGAGGCTGCAGGGGATAAACGTCTTGAAGGGGACAGAAAAACTCCGGAAGGGGTTTATTTTTTTCTGACTGAGTATGAAGAGCGCTTTCTGGCTCCGATTTATGGAACAGGTGCCTTTCCCATTGATTATCCAAATTTTATGGATCAGAGGGAAGGCAGAACCGGCAATGCCATTTGGCTCCATGGAACCAATAAAGCCCTGCGACCCATGGACAGCAATGGCTGTGTGGCCCTTGAAAACCATAACCTGGATGCCATGAAAAGGGACATAAGGCTTCTCAGGACTCCCATGATTATCGTCGAAAATCTTGGTTTCCATGGGGCATATCCACAGGAAAAGGAAGCTGAAAATTTAAAGAAGCTGATTCATGACTGGAAAAATGCGCTCAGAGGAGAATCCTACCATGCCTATCTTTCTGTGTATTCTGTAGATTTTCTCCCGGATATTTCCTGGTGGCCTGACTGGATGCTGTTAAGGGAAGAGCTTGAAGCTCAGAGCATGGATTTTACTTTTTCTGTTCAGAAGCTGGATCTTTTCCGTGTGGATAACCGGGTTACGGGAATATTTGATCTTTTTGTAAAGGCAGGAGAAACAAGTAAAAATCTTGGGACAAGGCTTCTTTATCTGGAGCCGGATTCAAGGGGTGATATGAAGATAGTCGGGGATCCCTGGTTGGCAGCCCCCGAATCGTTCATACCTGTGGGTGACCCTTTAATGGCAGGCCTGAGCTCTTTTGGGAAGGACTGGAATGCAGAGGTTCTTATTGCAAGCATGGTGGATGACTGGCTTACGGCCTGGTCCAGCCAGAAAATAGAACCTTATGGTGCGTTCTATGCAGAAGGTTTCCGTTCTCAGGGCCGGAATCGACGGGCATGGCTTCGATATAAGGATGGCTTGAACCGCCAGTATGATTATATCCGTGTAAAACGGGAAGGGCCTCTGGATATCCGCATGCGGGGAGCAGGAAGGGCGGAAGTACGTTTTGTACAGAAGTACGAGTCCAGTGGTTTTGAAACCCGGGGCCGTAAGCGGCTTGACCTGATACGTGAGGACGGGCGATGGAAGATTTACAGAGAGATTTGGGAAGGTTGA
- the ybgF gene encoding tol-pal system protein YbgF translates to MIKANGCSIWIFVAAALFFVGCATRHEMIDMDDRIRKMEEYRESRLHMEDDVVGRMGELEARMTAQEQDLRSSFARMRSEMDHMRLAIQELQGSMEESSFRTQGVTEKRNLIAEELAFLKDSLMTLSGRMQHMADYVGFESSAEAVEGKKAAIVEKKGDKPDAPADLDTLYAEAKQAFDNGLLEKARDGFHEILARFPDAKLADNAQFWIGDIYYRENWYEKAILEYQKVIDNYPKGNKVASALLKQGFAFEKLGQKANARLILEELLRKYPGSSESLIAQRKLRQL, encoded by the coding sequence ATGATAAAAGCCAATGGGTGCAGTATCTGGATTTTTGTTGCTGCGGCCTTATTTTTTGTCGGTTGTGCGACACGGCATGAGATGATCGACATGGATGACCGCATCCGGAAGATGGAAGAATATCGTGAATCCAGGCTGCATATGGAGGATGATGTTGTTGGCCGCATGGGAGAGCTGGAAGCAAGGATGACAGCTCAGGAGCAGGATCTTAGATCCTCCTTTGCCCGTATGCGTTCGGAAATGGATCATATGAGGCTTGCCATTCAGGAACTACAGGGGAGTATGGAAGAAAGCTCTTTCCGGACGCAGGGTGTTACGGAAAAACGGAATCTTATTGCGGAGGAGCTTGCCTTTTTAAAGGACAGCCTGATGACCCTCTCCGGCCGGATGCAGCATATGGCAGATTATGTGGGATTTGAATCTTCAGCGGAGGCTGTGGAGGGTAAAAAAGCTGCAATCGTTGAAAAAAAAGGGGATAAACCCGATGCACCTGCGGATCTGGATACCCTTTATGCTGAGGCAAAACAGGCTTTTGACAATGGTCTGCTGGAAAAAGCCCGTGATGGATTTCATGAAATTCTGGCACGTTTTCCCGATGCAAAGCTGGCGGATAATGCACAGTTCTGGATAGGTGACATTTATTATCGTGAAAACTGGTATGAAAAGGCAATTCTGGAATACCAGAAAGTCATTGATAATTATCCCAAAGGCAATAAGGTGGCTTCGGCACTTCTCAAGCAGGGTTTTGCCTTTGAAAAGCTGGGACAAAAGGCCAATGCACGTTTGATTCTGGAAGAACTGCTTCGTAAATATCCGGGTTCCAGTGAGTCCCTTATTGCCCAGAGAAAGCTTCGGCAATTATGA
- a CDS encoding crossover junction endodeoxyribonuclease RuvC: MPRESFGNYEMVTILGLDPGLARTGIGLVRGRGTTISSYSFGCIETSKEAALPERLNKIYGQVSELLTGEKPDLMVVEDIFSLREYPRSGIMLGKVTGVLLLAGCQQGVLVREVAVREAKKVLTGSGSASKNQLERAVRHALGHEGAIRPDHASDALALALIGLFRFS; encoded by the coding sequence TTGCCCAGAGAAAGCTTCGGCAATTATGAGATGGTAACGATTCTGGGATTGGATCCTGGCCTTGCAAGGACAGGCATCGGTCTGGTCCGGGGGAGGGGAACCACTATATCAAGTTATTCCTTTGGCTGTATAGAAACATCCAAGGAAGCAGCTCTTCCTGAGCGGCTGAATAAAATCTATGGGCAGGTATCGGAACTTTTGACAGGAGAAAAACCTGATCTGATGGTTGTGGAAGATATTTTTTCCCTGAGGGAGTATCCCCGTTCCGGTATTATGCTGGGTAAGGTGACAGGGGTTTTACTGCTGGCTGGATGTCAGCAGGGAGTTCTGGTGCGGGAGGTGGCTGTGCGGGAAGCTAAAAAGGTGCTGACTGGCAGTGGCAGTGCCTCTAAAAATCAACTTGAAAGGGCTGTGCGTCATGCCCTGGGCCATGAAGGCGCCATTCGTCCCGATCATGCTTCCGATGCTCTTGCCCTTGCCCTTATTGGCCTGTTCCGTTTTTCATGA
- a CDS encoding M14/M99 family metallopeptidase, with amino-acid sequence MLKTLKLSIIRNCLFFGMFFLFVLWVQVAAANCGVRTWFADTEYPLDVYRICGKKEGKTLMVIGGIQGDEPGAFLAADHYVDMALEKGNLILVPRANFSAILEYRRQIHMDMNRSFGEAVRQDTYEIRVAEILKALMGESDLLLNLHDGSGFYSPVWISQERNPLRYGQSLIADAALYPGKDGALLDLASIAGFVVDKINLQIANDLHHFHFNNHRTLEEDSPHKEQRSSATFYALTRHGIPAFGVETSKSLVLEEKIKHHIYAINAFMEYLDIIPEYPYVRTESPVLDYLIIEMEGSPPIVVGKNEVLEVPLGTVIRVSHVAANYSRGFSVRMDGFEGKNLLGEALVIEKPARIRVFKDHEPCGSVAVLPVEKKVKPDYAVSKPEGEGLYYQVRINRDLMWIEDGSLLDVPHGAVFEIVKVESGVIDPVDLVVNFKGFVPPDVDVNTGEDRGYPIDTAKDLWIRYSEGHGGKIYPVETSLKGERIGGFRIRLVTGAVSGQDAVDP; translated from the coding sequence ATGTTGAAGACTTTGAAGTTGTCGATAATCCGTAATTGTCTGTTTTTTGGTATGTTCTTTCTTTTTGTATTATGGGTTCAGGTTGCTGCTGCCAATTGTGGGGTGCGGACCTGGTTCGCAGACACGGAATATCCTCTGGATGTTTACCGTATCTGCGGGAAAAAAGAAGGAAAAACCCTGATGGTTATCGGTGGTATCCAGGGAGATGAGCCAGGAGCTTTTCTTGCTGCGGACCATTATGTGGACATGGCCCTTGAAAAGGGCAATCTTATTCTTGTTCCAAGGGCCAACTTCTCTGCCATTCTGGAATACCGCAGACAGATACATATGGACATGAATCGCAGTTTTGGAGAAGCAGTGAGGCAGGATACCTATGAGATCAGGGTGGCGGAAATTCTAAAGGCTCTGATGGGAGAAAGTGATCTTCTCTTAAATCTTCATGACGGATCAGGTTTTTATTCGCCGGTGTGGATTTCTCAGGAACGGAATCCTTTGAGATATGGACAGTCTCTGATTGCCGACGCTGCCCTTTACCCTGGAAAAGACGGGGCTCTTCTGGATCTTGCTTCCATCGCAGGGTTTGTTGTGGATAAAATTAACCTGCAGATTGCAAATGATCTGCATCATTTTCATTTCAATAACCACCGAACCCTTGAAGAGGACTCACCCCACAAAGAACAGCGGAGTTCAGCAACTTTTTATGCCTTGACCCGGCATGGTATTCCTGCCTTTGGTGTGGAGACCAGCAAGTCCCTTGTGCTTGAAGAAAAAATAAAACACCATATTTATGCAATTAATGCCTTTATGGAATATCTTGATATTATTCCGGAATATCCTTATGTGCGGACGGAGTCTCCGGTACTGGATTATCTGATTATTGAGATGGAAGGCTCACCTCCCATTGTGGTGGGTAAGAATGAGGTTCTTGAGGTTCCCTTAGGGACTGTCATTCGTGTTTCCCATGTCGCGGCAAATTATTCCAGGGGTTTTTCCGTACGCATGGACGGTTTTGAGGGTAAAAACCTTTTGGGTGAAGCACTTGTGATTGAAAAGCCTGCACGGATTCGTGTTTTTAAGGATCACGAGCCCTGTGGTTCAGTGGCTGTTTTGCCCGTAGAAAAAAAAGTTAAGCCGGATTATGCCGTCAGTAAGCCCGAAGGAGAAGGCCTTTATTATCAGGTCCGTATAAACAGAGACCTGATGTGGATCGAAGATGGCAGCCTTCTGGATGTGCCCCATGGCGCTGTTTTTGAAATTGTTAAGGTTGAATCCGGTGTTATTGATCCTGTGGACCTTGTGGTGAATTTTAAGGGTTTTGTGCCGCCGGATGTAGATGTGAATACAGGGGAGGACCGGGGGTATCCCATTGACACGGCAAAGGATCTCTGGATTCGCTACTCCGAAGGTCACGGGGGGAAAATTTATCCGGTGGAGACTTCACTTAAGGGAGAAAGAATTGGTGGCTTCAGGATTCGTCTGGTTACAGGAGCTGTTTCCGGACAGGATGCTGTAGATCCTTAA
- a CDS encoding class IV adenylate cyclase codes for MENDLEIEVKFYISEPLEFRNRILSKNSISQGRAFEKNILLDTPDLQLRKKGVLLRLRQTDTCTLTVKSTPRIRQDGEFKVLRETETSIGDFDNAEKAFTTLGFTHKTIYEKFRETFLLQQVEICLDELPFGFFVELEGEKTAIREAADILGLQWDQRITLSYRALFESLAQHHGYNFSDITFAAFANADADINAILNGP; via the coding sequence TTGGAAAATGACCTCGAAATCGAAGTGAAATTCTATATATCAGAGCCTTTGGAGTTCCGCAACCGGATTCTTTCAAAAAATTCCATCTCCCAAGGCAGGGCCTTTGAAAAAAATATTCTTCTGGATACACCGGATCTGCAATTAAGAAAAAAAGGGGTGCTGCTGCGTCTGAGACAGACTGACACCTGTACCCTAACCGTCAAAAGCACTCCCCGTATAAGACAGGATGGAGAATTCAAAGTGCTCAGGGAAACAGAAACCAGCATTGGAGATTTTGATAACGCAGAAAAAGCCTTTACAACCCTAGGCTTTACACACAAAACAATCTATGAAAAATTCAGGGAAACCTTTCTGCTCCAACAGGTGGAAATCTGTCTGGACGAACTGCCCTTTGGTTTTTTTGTAGAACTCGAAGGGGAAAAAACAGCCATCCGGGAAGCTGCAGACATCCTGGGACTTCAATGGGATCAGCGTATTACCCTCAGCTATCGCGCCCTTTTTGAAAGTCTGGCTCAGCACCACGGATACAACTTTTCTGATATTACCTTTGCCGCCTTTGCCAATGCAGATGCAGATATCAATGCAATTCTCAATGGCCCATAA
- the ruvB gene encoding Holliday junction branch migration DNA helicase RuvB, with protein MADESGSPLLYSSGVRGVMSPEEKPEEEMEAHLSLRPTRLQEYVGQSETVETLEIAITAAQKRGEPLEHVLLHGPPGLGKTTLAHIIANEMAGRLTLTSGPALEKAGDLVGILTHLADGDLLFIDEIHRLPRTVEEFLYSAMEDFAIDFVFDKGVHARSHRYRLNRFVLVGATTRVGLLSAPLRDRFGIFRSLDFYNEADLVRIALRSATLLGIPVLREGAEMLAKRSRGTPRIVNRLLKRVRDYAEVRGDGKIRAVTVHEALALEGIDAMGLTPLDRRYLRTILDFYAGGPVGIEAIAATLQEESDTLVDVVEPYLLKTGFVIRTSAGRRLGAPAYAHLGLGEPC; from the coding sequence ATGGCAGATGAATCCGGTTCCCCCCTTCTGTATTCATCTGGCGTTCGGGGTGTGATGAGTCCGGAAGAAAAACCCGAAGAAGAGATGGAAGCACATCTTTCCCTGCGTCCAACCCGTCTTCAGGAATATGTAGGTCAGTCTGAAACCGTAGAAACCCTTGAAATTGCCATTACTGCGGCCCAAAAAAGGGGAGAACCCCTGGAACATGTTCTTTTGCATGGGCCCCCCGGCCTTGGAAAAACAACCCTTGCCCATATTATTGCCAATGAGATGGCTGGACGCCTGACCCTTACTTCGGGACCTGCCCTGGAAAAGGCCGGAGACCTTGTGGGAATTCTTACCCATCTTGCCGATGGAGACCTTCTTTTCATTGATGAAATACACAGGCTGCCAAGGACTGTGGAAGAGTTTCTTTATTCTGCCATGGAAGATTTTGCCATAGATTTTGTCTTTGACAAGGGTGTGCATGCGCGTAGTCACAGATACCGCCTGAACCGATTTGTTCTGGTGGGGGCAACCACAAGGGTGGGCCTTCTGTCTGCTCCCTTGCGGGATCGGTTTGGAATTTTCAGAAGCCTTGATTTTTATAATGAAGCGGATCTGGTACGTATTGCCCTGCGCTCTGCAACTCTTCTGGGAATTCCGGTACTTCGTGAAGGTGCTGAAATGCTGGCAAAACGCAGTCGTGGGACGCCACGGATTGTTAACCGTCTTCTGAAGCGGGTACGGGATTATGCCGAGGTTCGTGGAGATGGTAAAATTCGTGCCGTCACGGTGCATGAGGCCCTGGCTCTGGAAGGAATTGATGCCATGGGACTGACGCCTCTGGACCGGCGCTATCTGCGGACCATACTGGATTTTTATGCCGGAGGTCCCGTGGGGATTGAAGCCATTGCTGCAACTTTGCAGGAAGAAAGTGATACGCTGGTGGATGTAGTGGAACCTTATCTGCTCAAGACAGGATTTGTGATCCGGACATCTGCGGGGCGACGTCTGGGGGCTCCAGCCTATGCTCATCTAGGGCTTGGCGAACCCTGTTAA
- the pal gene encoding peptidoglycan-associated lipoprotein Pal → MSVKSWVRFGLVLAVPCVMVLASCAGKTGGADLAEQEMAEQLRQEEEAARLAAEAEARKAEEARIAAERLEREKAEAKKKAEEKAAFLNQHVHFEFDSFALTSEAMKVLDAKVAWLRNNPGVKISVEGHCDERGTREYNLALGDRRARSVKQYLVDSGIADARIATISYGEERPLDPAQNEAAWSKNRRAQFVIR, encoded by the coding sequence ATGTCTGTGAAATCGTGGGTTCGTTTTGGCCTGGTTCTGGCGGTTCCCTGTGTGATGGTGCTGGCATCCTGTGCCGGTAAAACCGGAGGTGCTGATCTGGCGGAGCAGGAAATGGCTGAGCAGCTGAGACAGGAAGAAGAAGCTGCGCGCCTTGCTGCTGAAGCAGAAGCAAGGAAAGCCGAGGAAGCACGCATTGCAGCAGAGCGCCTTGAAAGGGAAAAGGCCGAAGCAAAGAAAAAGGCGGAAGAAAAGGCTGCCTTTCTTAATCAGCATGTTCATTTTGAATTTGACAGCTTCGCATTGACTTCAGAAGCCATGAAGGTGCTGGATGCCAAGGTGGCATGGCTGAGGAATAATCCCGGAGTAAAAATCAGCGTTGAGGGTCACTGTGATGAGAGGGGAACAAGGGAGTATAACCTTGCCCTGGGAGACAGACGCGCCCGTAGTGTAAAGCAGTATCTGGTGGACAGTGGCATTGCTGATGCCCGTATTGCCACCATCAGCTATGGAGAAGAGCGTCCCCTGGATCCTGCTCAGAATGAAGCCGCATGGTCAAAAAATCGTCGGGCTCAGTTTGTTATCCGATAA
- the rpsI gene encoding 30S ribosomal protein S9, producing MEQNSFYATGKRKTSMARTWIRPGSGKIVVNGMEVENYFRIDTHRLILGQPLSITERTDRYDVTVTVKGGGISGQAGAVRHGITKALVEAEPELRAILKKAGFITRDARAKERKKYGQRAARARFQFSKR from the coding sequence ATGGAACAAAACAGTTTTTACGCTACTGGAAAACGTAAAACCTCCATGGCCCGCACTTGGATTCGTCCAGGATCCGGTAAAATTGTGGTCAACGGCATGGAAGTTGAGAATTATTTCAGAATTGATACCCACCGTCTGATTCTTGGCCAGCCCCTTTCCATTACGGAAAGAACGGATCGCTATGATGTTACGGTAACCGTTAAGGGTGGTGGTATTTCCGGTCAGGCTGGTGCTGTCCGGCATGGTATTACCAAGGCCCTTGTGGAGGCGGAACCAGAGCTTCGGGCTATTTTGAAAAAAGCCGGCTTTATTACCCGTGATGCCCGGGCCAAAGAACGTAAAAAGTATGGTCAGCGCGCTGCCCGTGCACGTTTTCAGTTTTCCAAGCGCTAA